ATTGGCGGACTTGATGTCCCGATGGATGACGGGTGGGTCCATGTTGTGGAGATACTCCAAACCTCTTGCTAACCCTTTAGCTATCTCCATTCTTTTACTCCACTCTACTTCTCTACAGCATTCTGCAAAACATCAATCAAATCTTGAATTCTGGCTAGCTAGGGGTGTTCATTGAATTGAATATTGAATTTTCGAATTGCTCGAATCGAACTTTTCGAATGGTTTATTTTTTTGcttgaattcgaattcgattaagaACCAGccaattcgaatcgaattcggaTAAATTCGTTTGATTCAAATTCAGTTAAAATATGTAATAAATCCGTTTAAGTTATGGGCTTTGTAATGGGCTATTTTAATACTTAAAATAAATTTAGAGATTAAATTTATACTATAGCCTAATAAAAATTATATgcgtattatatataaaaataacgAATAAATATGTACAGTTCtaattcgaatttcgaatcgaatttaaaactataaattcgtattcgatttactggATTTGAATTCTTGATAATCCAAACGAATTCTTGAGAATCGAATTTCGAAAATGCATTTTGAACACCTGGCGACCGGAAAACAACTAGTTTTGGGAACTTGGTTACCTCTGGAAAGATTTTCTTCCAAACTTCCATTACACATAAACTCAAACACTAGCATCCTGTGTACACCTTCAGCACAGTATCCCAACAGTTTAACCACATTCGGATGATGAAAACTACTCAGAATCCTCAGCTCATTCTACAAGAACAGATAGATGTGTGGGGGTGTAATCAACTAATCATAttttgtcagaaaatacaaataaaaaatgCATCGAATTTATGGATTACATTCCATTCATCTAATCCTTGGTATCCTTGTTTCTTGATCCGTTTAACGGCAACTGGTAATCCACATCCTGGTGTTGCGGTTCGATAACCCAGCCACCCTTTATAGACGTCACTGCACCCTCCCTGCCCGGCTAAATTCTTGCTGCAGAACTTCCCGGTTGCCGCTTTCAAGACTTTGTAGCGAAACTGGTCCAGCTTGTGGGGATGAGAGCTATTGCTGTGTTCTCCTCCCTCTGATCTCTCTGTTCAAACAAAAAGATATATAGTGCATGTGCATTTATTGGCGTATGTATAGTGATGGTAAAAGATGTATTAACCAACCAACCTGTGGAAGGTTTGACATTGCTAATGCCGTTGCCCATAGCACGAAAAGCTAAGATTCTGGGAAGAGAGTCACGGTTGGCGAGTGATAGTGTTATGTAGAGTTTTGGGTTAGGATTACAAGGTGAAGGCGGATGGAGGGAACTAAGAAAATCCTTGTTTAATTTGTTGAGTAGATGATAACAATGCTCATCCACATTGCTTGGAAACCTTTTTTTCCCCGcaaaacataaaaatatgcaTGCTAAAGACAACGTaatatgtttgtttttgttttaagtAGTAAAAGGTTAATTAAAAAGAGTTTTGATTACAATTGATGGAATCACAAATGCATATTTTATTTGTGAGAATACTAGTTCACCAAGATTAGCAGATATTATGTTCTGTGTATTGCTCTTGCTCATATTAATTTAGGTTTTATAAATCTATCTTCTAATCAACAAGGGTCAATCGAGCATTCCGCTGTTCGAGAACTTTCAGCAATATACACATGTACATTTCTATTACATCAAGCACAAGATCAATAAATAGAACAAGAACACTTGAGAGGAGAAGAAgggtaaaacccaattcaattcATCGATGGATTCATTGTCTCTCACATGTTTGTTTATATAAACCTCTGTTGTCAAGGCTCCCTCAGGCGCGCACTTAGGCTCATATTTTAGGCTCAGCCCAGCCATCTCGCTTCACCTCAAAAGCCCCACTTTCGGGCCCTCGGACGCATTTTTAGGCCAAATTCCAATGAAATTCTGGtcaaaaatcatttcaacaagTTTGAAACAATTATAAGAACCCTAAACAAGTCTGGGAACAACCTAAAACAACTTAAACTAGCCCTAAAGAAGCCTAAAACATGTCTAAAATCCAACAAAGCGAAATGTTAGTTTGATAAGGAACTGGTATGGAATGGCGGTTTTAAGTTCCAACATTACCATTAGGTAATTGCCTAATCACTTAATATTCTACTAAAATGACATGGTTGATTTTGAACTATTGATGCGGTTTAAATTCCAACATTACCATTACGTAACCGTTCAAAAGAGATGGGGCAATTAGTAACTAACTAGTCACTTCAAAGTTAACATAGCTTTTAGTTCCAAACAACTTCACATATGATTCTGGTTTATTCTAGTAACAGACAACTTAACATAACTTTGATTCACACCAAATCAAGCTCTCCTGGTTAACTGATCTTTTGAGGTGCTCTCAAATATCTTGTCAGCATTGCCCACCTCAAAACCGTCTCTTCTATGAACCTCCTCAACCTACGTAGCACAGGTTTAAAAATCAATAGCATAACACAAGTAAAGAAAGAAAGAGCAACCGACCTTATCCTGGGGCAAGTCTTTGTATTGTGGTAATACAAGGCGTTGAGCAAACTCAATGTACGAACAAGGGACTGGTTCTCTGAAGCCATCAGAAAACTCAAATGGTATAGAATCTGCAACTGTTGAACTCTGAAGCAGTAGACCGTCTGGGCTCACTGTCAGAGCCACATCCAAACTATTTTATAATTTTACTCAGGACATTTTTGCTATCTaacaagagaaaaaaaaaaactaacccttgAGAACACCCCCTTCAGAGTTCAACTTGAAGCCCTTGTCCTGAATGAACTGATTAAAGTTGTCGATGTTGTTCAAGGGGGATACGAGCCTATGAACGGATATGGTTACATGATTCAGTGTGTACCCGTTTACCAGAGTCCATGCAGCATACTCGCTTTCTCTAGATGGAAATCAAATCACCAAACGATTGTTTTAGGAGGATCGAATTTGTGAACatgacaaatatatatatatatatatatatgtatgcacCCAACCTGGCTAATTGTTGGAATTCCACATGTGATGGTTTCGGCCATGTCAAACAACCTAGAGCACTCGAAAGGGCACTGTGTTCATGTCCAGCAGCTGATAGCCCcgtgtatttttttattatatccTATGAACACGTGCAATGAGTAAGTCACAATAAAAATCATTAGCCTGCTACTACTGGAGTGATTAGTTAGGGGCAGGGGAGTCACGCCCCCGTGTTTCTTTGGCCCCTGTTTAAAAGTTGAAGATCGGGAGTCCAACACAAACCTGGGCTTCTTTGGTCATTTGATCTACGAGGAGTTCTGAGATGAAGACTCTAGGCAAGGGTCCATGGATGCCACTGCCACTACTGACACTAGGAGTAGGAGGAGGAGAAAACCAGAATGCTTTTAGCTTCTTTTTTGGAAATCTCAACTCTTCCCGTTGGGTATAACCAAAATCTAGGAACAGCTTTGACATAGACTCGATCCCATGACCATTTACCTATATAAATCAATCAACATGAATACATACATATGTGAAACTAATTCATGTGAGTGGAGTGGAGTGAAATGAAACATACACCGAATGTGCGATACGCAAGATGATCGTAGCATATTTGATTAGCATCGGTGGATCGGGCGAGTTCCAAGATTGCTTTAGCGGTTGGGTTTCGGTTCAAGTATACTTGTTCCATACTTGAAAGCACACTCCTAAAGAAGGAATCACCATCCTATAATGGTGATAATAGTATTACAAATTAATAAGGTCTAATTATTATATATACGCAATGGAGAAAACTTACACAAATTACCGAGGATGGTGAATTTTGAGAAACACTGATTGTTGATGGGAGAGACATGGATGAGCGATTATTCGTGTAGGATGATCGTAAAGAAGAGAAGATTGGCGAAGACAGCCGGAATGATATCATGATTATTGGTAGGGTTTTTTGAAGTTGACAAGCCACGCTCAATAGTCGCAAgtcttttgtttttttctttaaatGAAAATCAAAATCCAAGGAAGGATATACATGCCACGACTAGTCACTTGTTTTGGTGGTACCAAGTTGCGTTTAATTTAAAAATGGTGCTCAGAACAAATCTAAATGGAACACGCATCTTCCACATCACATGTACATCCACTACTTTGGCTGTGTCACCTGGTGTTTTTTATATATCTATCCAAGCGTCCCAATAAGATTTTTTTCCCTTTTAATAACAAATTTTCAATGACATGACATTTATCATTTAGTTGGATTTTTCTATGGTTTAAGCACAAACATACATTTATTTAAGTGATAAAGAGCTGTGGTATTTTATAAAATTTCGaatagagtaaactgtcattttggtccatgtGATTTGGTCACTTTTATCATtctagtccaaaactcaaaccttttgcatctgggtccctgtggtttcagttttattgccattttggtccaaaaatgaaatcagttcatatttgta
This genomic stretch from Helianthus annuus cultivar XRQ/B chromosome 8, HanXRQr2.0-SUNRISE, whole genome shotgun sequence harbors:
- the LOC110871727 gene encoding uncharacterized protein LOC110871727 isoform X1, whose protein sequence is MISFRLSSPIFSSLRSSYTNNRSSMSLPSTISVSQNSPSSVICDGDSFFRSVLSSMEQVYLNRNPTAKAILELARSTDANQICYDHLAYRTFGVNGHGIESMSKLFLDFGYTQREELRFPKKKLKAFWFSPPPTPSVSSGSGIHGPLPRVFISELLVDQMTKEAQDIIKKYTGLSAAGHEHSALSSALGCLTWPKPSHVEFQQLARESEYAAWTLVNGYTLNHVTISVHRLVSPLNNIDNFNQFIQDKGFKLNSEGGVLKVSPDGLLLQSSTVADSIPFEFSDGFREPVPCSYIEFAQRLVLPQYKDLPQDKVEEVHRRDGFEVGNADKIFESTSKDQLTRRA
- the LOC110871727 gene encoding uncharacterized protein LOC110871727 isoform X2, giving the protein MISFRLSSPIFSSLRSSYTNNRSSMSLPSTISVSQNSPSSDGDSFFRSVLSSMEQVYLNRNPTAKAILELARSTDANQICYDHLAYRTFGVNGHGIESMSKLFLDFGYTQREELRFPKKKLKAFWFSPPPTPSVSSGSGIHGPLPRVFISELLVDQMTKEAQDIIKKYTGLSAAGHEHSALSSALGCLTWPKPSHVEFQQLARESEYAAWTLVNGYTLNHVTISVHRLVSPLNNIDNFNQFIQDKGFKLNSEGGVLKVSPDGLLLQSSTVADSIPFEFSDGFREPVPCSYIEFAQRLVLPQYKDLPQDKVEEVHRRDGFEVGNADKIFESTSKDQLTRRA